The following proteins come from a genomic window of Lycium ferocissimum isolate CSIRO_LF1 chromosome 4, AGI_CSIRO_Lferr_CH_V1, whole genome shotgun sequence:
- the LOC132054245 gene encoding uncharacterized protein LOC132054245: protein MVAPWLIGVDFNVILNEEEKIGGLPVLPNEYEDFAFCLNSCELIKAGFKGSPFAWWNERFDGQCIFKRLDRKLVNNLLLQWFDFIEVDHLSRTVYYQRRKIQVLLLSQLWKVKQAVFELSGDSASSPDRLTVKVLFEGQTLPKSITHTNLVLLPKKNEVERFSDMRPIRLSNFINKVISRVVHYKLEKVLPRLISVNQSRFVKGGNIIENVLLTQEIISDITLRAKPANAHGFFHSTRGFKQGDPLSPSIFIQSAEVLTGALNALFDGQDFKGYGMPKWRANLNHLAYTDDTIVFSSADKKSLGLIMSTLKASEDRSSQLINKRKSSFYMHAKVSNVLVQQAEQITGFTRGNFPFIYLGCPITHARKKKADYANLIKKIRDKLQA, encoded by the exons ATGGTTGCACCATGGTTGATAGGGGTTGATTTTAATGTGATTTTGAATGAGGAAGAGAAGATTGGTGGATTACCAGTATTGCCAAATGAATATGAAGATTTTGCATTTTGTCTTAATTCTTGTGAGCTGATTAAAGCAGGTTTTAAAGGAAGTCCTTTCGCTTGGTGGAATGAGAGATTTGATGGGCAGTGTATCTTCAAAAGGCTTGATAGAAAGTTAGTTAATAACTTGCTGCTGCAATGGTTTGATTTCATAGAAGTGGATCATTTATCTAGGACTG TATATTATCAGAGGAGGAAAATACAGGTGTTGTTGCTATCCCAACTATGGAAGGTCAAACAGGCTGTGTTTGAATTATCAGGGGATAGTGCTAGTAGTCCAGATAGACTTACTG TTAAGGTGCTCTTTGAGGGTCAGACTTTGCCCAAGTCTATCACTCATACCAACCTGGTTTTGTTGCCAAAAAAGAATGAGGTGGAAAGATTTTCTGATATGAGACCTATTAGACTTAGTAACTTTATTAACAAAGTTATCTCTAGAGTGGTGCATTACAAGCTGGAGAAGGTCCTACCTAGATTGATATCTGTCAATCAATCTAGATTTGTAAAGGGTGGGAATattattgagaatgttttgTTAACTCAAGAGATTATTTCTGACATAACGTTAAGGGCCAAGCCAGCTAAT GCTCATGGTTTCTTTCACTCGACTAGAGGATTTAAACAGGGTGATCCTCTATCACCTTCAATATTCATACAGTCTGCTGAAGTGTTAACAGGGGCTCTCAATGCATTATTTGATGGTCAAGATTTCAAAGGGTATGGGATGCCAAAATGGAGAGCTAATCTTAACCATTTGGCTTATACAGATGACACCATAGTTTTTTCATCAGCTGATAAAAAATCTTTGGGGTTAATTATGTCTACATTGAAGGCTTCTGAAGATAGGTCTAGTCAGTTGATTAATAAGAGAAAGAGTTCATTTTACATGCATGCTAAGGTTTCCAATGTATTAGTGCAACAAGCTGAGCAGATCACTGGTTTTACAAGAGggaattttccttttatatatttagGTTGTCCAATAACTCATGCAAGGAAGAAGAAAGCTGATTATGCTAACCTTATTAAGAAGATCAGAGATAAATTGCAAGCTTGA